The sequence CAGGATGGACAAAACATTTTACATCCTTGTAGGATCCATTGCTAAATAAAGTACGGGTTATTGTTGTAAAGAAATTTTCCAATCCAACGGAATCTTCAACAATTTTAACTGTGTTTCCTCTTTCATCAAAAACATCAAATGTAGTTGAAGCAATGTAGTCTGTTGTATAATCATTTAAATAGAAATGTTGAATTCCTTTGCCTTTAGTAATTTTAGTCATCCTCGCATCATCGGAATAGACAAGACAGATATTTCCATTACCAAGGATGGCGTTTCCTTTCCAGGGACGTGTGGATAATTGAATATCCTGTTGCGCCATTAGGTTTGAAACCATAATTAAAAAAAATGCCGCAATAATATATTTGGAAAAATTATTTTTCATTAGTTCCTCGTTCCTTTAATTTTAATTTTGAGATCCTAAACTTAAAAATATTTCATCTTACTTTTTTTCAATTAGCTCTTACCTTAAACAAAAAATTCAATTGAACTAAATCCCTGGTAGAAATTATTTAGAGCCCAATGATTGCTGCTGCATCCATTCATACAATTCAGGATTATTATATGTCTCTGTCCAGGAGTTATGTCCTGCTTCCGGATAAACAGTAAATTTAACATTACCGCCACAGGCTTTAAGAGCATTCACCATAGTTTCCGCTTCTTTAACAGGAACTACATTATCTTTTTGACCATGAAAAACCCAAGCCGGAATATTTTTTAATTTGCAAACTGCGTCCGCATTTCCACCACCACAAATTGGAATAATTGCGGCAAATCTATCAGGGTATGTAATAGCTAAATCCCATGTGCCGTATCCGCCCATACTTAAACCTGTAACGTAAACTCTGGAAAGATCAACTTCATAATTAGCCTCTATGTTATTCAATAATGCATCAAGAACATCTGTAGACCATCTTTCATCATCTGGACATTGAGGAGAAACAATTATAAATGGAAAATTTTTCCCTTGATCAACTAACATTGGAGGACCATGCTTTTTTACTAAATTAATATCCGTTCCTCTTTCACCAGAACCATGTAAGAATAACACCAGCGGATATTTAGTTTTTTCTTTTCCATAATCTTCCGGAAGATAAAGCAGGTATCCGGTAGTAACTGTTTTCCGATATTCCTTTGTAAAATACTGCGGCTGTTGACCCGGTTTTGTTTGGATAATTTGAGTAGGTGAACAACCGGTTAAGATCATTCCAGAAATCAGAATCGAGAGAATTAAAAGTTTCTTCTGCATCAGATGTACTCCTTTAATTGAGGAAATTTTATACAAAACTTATCAATTAAAAAGGAAAATATCTATTAGCTGTTTGAAAAAACTCTTGCGGCATTTCTGGTTACTTTTGTCAAGAGGTAAACAATATAACTTGAAAAGACTTCTTCCATAAAGTATGATAACAATTATTGTAACTTTTTTGGTGAAGGATTTTTATTTGATTTAAAAGAATTGAGAGACGCATAAAAGTGCGCCTCTATAAAATTGAATTTATTATTTTGGGGATTTGAGGATTAGCTTCCCTTAATCTCTTTTAGCACTGCATCAGCAACTTTGCTAAGTACCTCATCAGAATTATAGAACCCCTTTGCTATTTTTAATTTAATCTCTTCTAAATTCTTAGAAGCAACCTTCCCCTCATTTAAAATTTTCGCTTGTTCAGAAATTTCTAATTTATCAACTTGTTTAGCCGAAACAGAATTCGAATTTACTTTCTTAGTTTCTGCATCAGAAAATTTTTGGGGATCGGGTACTAAATTAATATAATTATTTGGACCATGAACTTTCAATTTTTCACCTTTTGTATAGTGCTAATTTTTTTTGATTTGTAAGATTGCTTAGTTCAATGCTTACCCTGTTTATTTCTTCTTCCTTATCCTTAATGATATTATCGAAAGTATTTTTAGTTTTTTTAGTCACATCTTCTAATTCTAAGTCTATTTTTTTCATCTCCTCTGCAGTTGCCTGGCTTTTTATCTCATTTTCGGAGTTTTTCAAGTGAAGGGCAATTGTTTTTATCTCTCTAAAATTATCGTTAAAATTTTCATCAGTTATGCCCAAAAGTTTTTCAATAACTGAATTCCAATCCATTTTTAACGAAGCCACTTTAGTTGATAAATCAATCATATGCTAAATTTATCCTCCAAACATCATCGTTTGCATATTCACAATTAATTGCACTTGCATCTGCATTTGTTGGTATTGATTTCTTAACGATTCCACGCTTTTATCAATTCTTTTTTGGGAAGCAGTAATTGAATCATTTAGATAAACAGCCGATTTATCAACCGATGATTTAGCGCGTGTTAAATATCCGTTTGTTCCAACATATAAATTAACTCTATCATAAAGTGCGGCGGCAATGCCATTTGAAGAGGTAAAAAGGGTTGCAACCTGATTAGTATTATCACGAACCGCATTTTCAAGTTGAGTGCTGTCACTTATTGTTAAGCCAGAAGTTGAATTAAAAGTAATACCTAACTTGGAAAGATTGTTTATTTCGCTTGCACTAATTCCGCCAACTGAAGTTACAGCTAAATTGTTTAATGTAGATAAAATTGAAGATGCATTTGAATCGCCCAGCAACAAACCTCTATCTCCATTTGTTTTGGCACTGCTGTTAGTTTTAATGTAAGTATAAATATCATTAAATTTATTTATAAAACTTTCTATTTTTGATTTGATACTTGCAGTATCAACAGCAAACGAAACAGCAACAGTTGTATCAGTTGGCTGCATAACAGATTTTAAGTTTACTGTTGCACCGGATACTAAATCAGTTATGCTATTAGAATTTCTTTCAATGTTAAGACCATTAAATTCAACCATAGCATTAAGAACAGAAGTACCATAAATAAATCCTGGTGTATCATCTCCACCGGTATTTTGAACAAATGTTGTTCTCGTTCCACCAAGATTAAGACCAATGGAGCTTAGAGCTAAATTAGTTCCACCGGTTTCAGAAAGATTTGTAATTCGAAAATCATTGCCGGATTCCTTAGCGGTTAATGATAATTGCGTTTTGGAAGTAACCGGAGTAAACACAGAAGCTGTAACAATGCCAGATGCTGCTTTTTCTTTTGTTGCGCTAATGTTAAGATCAGAAACCAAATCAAATCCACTTACTGTAGAAATGGAAATATACTTAGATTGATCTTTTACTGTAAGTTTTAATTTTACATCTCCGGCGCTTGGAGAATCCACAACCTTTTCTGCAGTTATACCGGAAATATTTGTGTTTATACTTGTAATTAGCTGGTTTACTAAATCATTATAATCGGTTGCGCTTGCAATAGAAATTGTAGTTTCTGTACCATTTAAATTTATTTTGAATGAGCTTGCACCACCACTGTAAACACCTGCTCCAGATTTTGCATTGGAGGTTATTACCGCTTTATCAAGATTAATTGCATTCTGTATTTTCGCCATCACGTCTTCGTTAGTAATCCCATTGGTATCAAAATCCGAGGAAATAAAATCAACATCAACATTAGAAGTAAATTCACCTCCGCTGCCATCACCAGTTTTTATCGCAAAAGAGCGCGACCCCTCAGTCGTTATAATTGATGAATAGTCTGTTGAATTCATTTTACTTCCAATAACAAGATCATTCTTAGCCATTTGATTTACACGAAGCGAATAAGAGCTTGCTGCTGTAGTGCCGGATGCAGTAACAGAAATAAAATTTGCATTTGATGAAGAAGCTGATTTGTTGGCAAAAACCGAACTGCTGTCTGTGTTCTTTAATTCACTTAAAATAGTTTTTAGATCGCTAAGCTTTGTGTTTAAAGTCGAGTAGGCTGTAGATAGGTTTTGATACTTTGTCTTTCGGGTACTCAAAGGATCAATTCTTCTATTCACCTCCATTGCCTGGTAATTATTTACAAGCGTATCAATAACAGAGGATGTTAAAAAATTACTTGCCATTTTAAGCCTTGTAGTTTTTAATCGCGTTAACCCAGGCGTCTCTTAAATCGGTAAGCACTTGTTTTACAGAATCATGGTTACCGTTCCTCATTTCTTCCTGGCAGTAATAATATAAACGGAACAAGCCAACAGCAATTTCTCTGGAATTTTGGTCGTCAAATCTAAGAGCATTTATTAATTCCTGAATAGCATTGTTAGTTTTAATCAAGTCGTGCCTGGAACAACTGGCAATTGCAAAATCATAAATCTTTATAATTATTTGTTGTGGCGATGCCTCAAGAATTTCTTTTACTAAGTACTGGTTCAATCTATTGTTTTGAGTATTGGGATAATAAGAATAATTCATGTCTTTTCCATTTTCAATTTAGTAATTAAAAATACCCCCGGAAAAACACCGGGGGTACCACGTTTTTCAAACTGTCTCTTATCTAAAAAGTGAAAGAAGATTTTGTGGAGAAGCATTCATTTGAGCAAACATTGCTGTTCCAATCTGTTGAGCAATTTGCCCTCTGCTGGCATTCATTTGCTCTAGAACAACATCTGCATCAAATATGTTGGAAAGTGTTGATGCATTGTTTGTAATTGATGCTGTTAAGAATTCTTCTCTTGAACCAAGAGACTGCTGCAGGTTACCAATTCTGCCTAGCGCGTTTCGTACATTATTTACAACTGTTGTAGTATCAGCATTTATAACATCTGAATCAGTAGTTGACTGAAGACTGCCGGTACCAATTAGAGTTGCCATTGTACTAGAACTTAAAATACTTGTGTCCGCAAAATCCACACTAAACGAAGCTCCACCGACATCAAAAGAAGCATTTGATAATGCTGTAGATCCGTCGGTACTGGCTAACAACTGGGTGCCATTGATGTTTGTATTCTTTAGAATAGAATCAATTTCACCGGCAAGAGTTCTGATATCAGAAGCTATGCTAGCTGAGTTCTTTAATGGATCATCTGCATCAGTTTGTTTAGCTTGAATTTGATTTAATTTGTCATTTATCTGTTGTAAAGCCATTTCTGCTGTTGACAAATAATTCTTTGCAGAAGAAATATTACCAAGCTGTGCTTTCATTTTCAAGTTCTGAGCCTCAAGTTTTTTACCAACGTTGAAACCAGAAGTATCATCAGCAACAGAGTTGATCTTCTTTAAAGTAGCTAAACGAAGCTGTGCTTGCGCAGTTGCCGCATTAGTTTTAGATAATGCATTATAAGCATCAAGTGCGCCTGAATTCGTGTTAATAGAGAAACCCATTTTGTACCTCCTTGTATTTATGTTAGATAATTGCCAGGCATCCATGCCTGTATTTGTTTGTTAGTTTATTTAAATGGTTCTCAATTTCATTATCGATAGGATTTTTTTTTTTTTTAGGTTTGTTCGCAACAAAGTTTAGAAAAATATTTTGTAAAAATGATTTCTCTTTAGTTTTGCCCGATGATTTTTTTGCGAAGATAATTGTTACTACTATAAGTTTGAAATGAGGTAAGATTTTACTTTATATTTTCTTCCCACACAGCAACCTAATATTTTTTTAAACAGATAGCGAGAATTGCGTTTTACCAAAATGAAGGTAGCGGTGGTTCAAATTAAAATTAGTGTAATAGTATAATCCTATTTTGCGCAGTTTATAAGATGAAAATTTTGTAGAGGATTTAATCAATCCTTCCCGTGTATGCAATATCGAAATGAAGATTTAACCAATTAAAAAACTTGATCATTCGTTGCCAATATTTTTCTTCGTGTTCAGATTCTTTGTCATCAATTACAATAAAAATATATTTTCAAAATACCCCCGGAGCTAACCCTCCGGGGGTACCACGTATTCAGATTTCCTCTTATCTAAAGAGGGACAAAAGGTTTTGTGGAGAAGCATTCATTTGAGCAAACATTGCTGTTCCAATCTGTTGAGCAATTTGCCCTTTGCTGGCATTCATTTGCTCCAGAACAACATCAGAATCAAATATGTTTGAGAGTGTTGATGCATTATTTGTGATGGATGCTGTTAAGAATTCTTCTCTTGAACCAAGAGACTGTTGCAAGTTACCAATTCTGCCTAACGCATTTCGTACACTATCTGCAACCGTTGAAGTATCATAACCAAGAACCGTTGCATCTGTTACTGAGGTCAGGTTGGATGTGCCAATAGCTGTTGCCAATGCTGCTGTACCAAGGTAGCTGCTGCTTCCAAAATCCACACTAAATGAAGCTCCACCTACGTCAAATGCTGCGCTTGTTAATGCAGTTGATCCGTCTGTGCTAGCTAACAACTGTGTGCCGTTGATGTTTGTATTCTTTAGAATAGAATCAATTTCACCGGCAAGAGTTCTAATATCAGATGCTATGCTTGCTGCATTTTTTAACGGATCATCAGAATCGGTTTGTTTAGCCTGGATCTGATTTAACTTATCATTTATCTGTTGCAAAGCCATTTCTGCGGTT comes from Ignavibacteriales bacterium and encodes:
- a CDS encoding prolyl oligopeptidase family serine peptidase, with the translated sequence MQKKLLILSILISGMILTGCSPTQIIQTKPGQQPQYFTKEYRKTVTTGYLLYLPEDYGKEKTKYPLVLFLHGSGERGTDINLVKKHGPPMLVDQGKNFPFIIVSPQCPDDERWSTDVLDALLNNIEANYEVDLSRVYVTGLSMGGYGTWDLAITYPDRFAAIIPICGGGNADAVCKLKNIPAWVFHGQKDNVVPVKEAETMVNALKACGGNVKFTVYPEAGHNSWTETYNNPELYEWMQQQSLGSK
- the fliD gene encoding flagellar filament capping protein FliD produces the protein MASNFLTSSVIDTLVNNYQAMEVNRRIDPLSTRKTKYQNLSTAYSTLNTKLSDLKTILSELKNTDSSSVFANKSASSSNANFISVTASGTTAASSYSLRVNQMAKNDLVIGSKMNSTDYSSIITTEGSRSFAIKTGDGSGGEFTSNVDVDFISSDFDTNGITNEDVMAKIQNAINLDKAVITSNAKSGAGVYSGGASSFKINLNGTETTISIASATDYNDLVNQLITSINTNISGITAEKVVDSPSAGDVKLKLTVKDQSKYISISTVSGFDLVSDLNISATKEKAASGIVTASVFTPVTSKTQLSLTAKESGNDFRITNLSETGGTNLALSSIGLNLGGTRTTFVQNTGGDDTPGFIYGTSVLNAMVEFNGLNIERNSNSITDLVSGATVNLKSVMQPTDTTVAVSFAVDTASIKSKIESFINKFNDIYTYIKTNSSAKTNGDRGLLLGDSNASSILSTLNNLAVTSVGGISASEINNLSKLGITFNSTSGLTISDSTQLENAVRDNTNQVATLFTSSNGIAAALYDRVNLYVGTNGYLTRAKSSVDKSAVYLNDSITASQKRIDKSVESLRNQYQQMQMQVQLIVNMQTMMFGG
- a CDS encoding flagellar protein FliS — encoded protein: MNYSYYPNTQNNRLNQYLVKEILEASPQQIIIKIYDFAIASCSRHDLIKTNNAIQELINALRFDDQNSREIAVGLFRLYYYCQEEMRNGNHDSVKQVLTDLRDAWVNAIKNYKA
- a CDS encoding flagellin; the encoded protein is MGFSINTNSGALDAYNALSKTNAATAQAQLRLATLKKINSVADDTSGFNVGKKLEAQNLKMKAQLGNISSAKNYLSTAEMALQQINDKLNQIQAKQTDADDPLKNSASIASDIRTLAGEIDSILKNTNINGTQLLASTDGSTALSNASFDVGGASFSVDFADTSILSSSTMATLIGTGSLQSTTDSDVINADTTTVVNNVRNALGRIGNLQQSLGSREEFLTASITNNASTLSNIFDADVVLEQMNASRGQIAQQIGTAMFAQMNASPQNLLSLFR
- a CDS encoding flagellin, translating into MGFSINTNSGALDAYNALAKTNAATAQAQLRLATLKKINSVADDTSGFNVGKKLEAQNLKMKAQLGNISSAKNYLSTAEMALQQINDKLNQIQAKQTDSDDPLKNAASIASDIRTLAGEIDSILKNTNINGTQLLASTDGSTALTSAAFDVGGASFSVDFGSSSYLGTAALATAIGTSNLTSVTDATVLGYDTSTVADSVRNALGRIGNLQQSLGSREEFLTASITNNASTLSNIFDSDVVLEQMNASKGQIAQQIGTAMFAQMNASPQNLLSLFR